The following proteins are encoded in a genomic region of Deltaproteobacteria bacterium:
- a CDS encoding CDP-alcohol phosphatidyltransferase family protein, translated as MMLPYFHLKYLRPSPAEAEGCFRIVQATTGLVARHLNKRISLPISLILARRGFKPNNITYFNMVVGIGSGLLAVQGTGSSIFWAAFLFQAASILDGVDGEVAKLNKTGTPFGQWLDTLSDNLTLFLFLIGLTTGLYQTTHNLWVLRAGELGLFSFLVLLAIMLIFLKRNTNSGSFVTYDKEFVSKITEGKGVLPLLVKYGRYFLKKDSFALLFFLLAAVGYPQMILYATALGTTAGWCLMAYFNLKRKLAKNLTPSALTEPD; from the coding sequence ATGATGTTGCCCTATTTTCATCTGAAATATTTAAGACCCTCCCCGGCTGAGGCCGAGGGCTGTTTCCGGATTGTGCAGGCCACTACAGGATTGGTAGCCCGTCACCTGAACAAACGGATCTCACTGCCGATCAGCCTCATTTTGGCGCGAAGGGGATTTAAGCCAAACAACATCACCTATTTTAATATGGTTGTCGGGATCGGCTCCGGCCTTCTGGCCGTCCAGGGAACCGGTTCTTCCATTTTTTGGGCCGCCTTTCTCTTTCAGGCGGCTTCAATCCTGGACGGTGTCGATGGGGAGGTCGCCAAACTGAACAAAACAGGGACTCCCTTCGGTCAATGGCTCGATACCTTGAGCGACAACCTGACTCTTTTTCTCTTTCTGATCGGCCTGACCACCGGTCTCTACCAGACCACCCATAACCTCTGGGTTCTGAGGGCTGGGGAATTGGGGCTCTTCAGTTTTCTCGTTCTCCTCGCAATCATGCTCATTTTTCTCAAAAGAAACACCAATTCGGGGAGCTTTGTCACCTACGACAAGGAATTTGTCTCAAAAATCACAGAAGGAAAAGGGGTTCTTCCCCTGCTTGTCAAATACGGACGTTACTTTCTGAAAAAGGACTCCTTCGCCCTTCTCTTCTTTCTGCTCGCCGCTGTCGGTTACCCCCAGATGATCCTCTATGCCACAGCCCTGGGAACGACTGCGGGATGGTGCCTGATGGCCTATTTCAACCTCAAAAGAAAATTGGCGAAAAATCTTACCCCTTCCGCCCTGACAGAACCCGATTAG
- the ptsP gene encoding phosphoenolpyruvate--protein phosphotransferase yields MKKKKIKTLKGLGVSPGIAVGKVHLFDTGPISFPKYWIADREIGSEAARFKKAIEKVRHQLLKIRDKLCKFQVGDEIRILDSYQMIAKDEMLYSSTVNTIRQEKINAEWALDKTLAGVKAAFLESPSEFFKERRADVEHVGNLIFKNLLGEEEVTLRFKKNTILVVHDLSPADTAQIVKGTIQGFITEVGGKTSHTAIFAKALEIPAVVGVVEATRTVAEGNSLLLDGSEGIVIINPSTSDKKRYQEIKKKQGLMDTLLLKGAHLPAVTKDNFTLRLAANMELLEEIPTIKKYGAEGIGLYRTEVLYLRNKRLPSEEEHFESYKKVLQKIAPHPATIRTLDIGGDKILPDSEYMEGLNPALGFRAIRLCLREKELFRTQLRAMLRASIYGKLKILLPMISSVEEIRQVKKILADVREDLDRKGVRYDPDIRLGTMIEVPSAAMMADAIAGEVDFLSIGTNDLIQYSLAIDRVNEHVAYLYEPLHPAILRLLKQVVEAGREKKIEVSVCGEMAGEPLYLLILLGLGFTELSMNPLSIPRVKKILRQVTFKQGSDLVEKALACKTTSEVEHLVRREMAKVQEI; encoded by the coding sequence GTGAAGAAAAAAAAGATAAAAACCTTAAAAGGACTCGGTGTCTCTCCCGGTATTGCGGTTGGCAAGGTCCATCTGTTTGATACCGGCCCGATTTCTTTCCCAAAATACTGGATTGCTGACCGGGAAATCGGCTCGGAGGCAGCTCGTTTCAAGAAGGCGATAGAAAAGGTCCGTCATCAGCTTTTGAAAATCCGCGACAAACTTTGTAAATTTCAGGTGGGTGACGAGATCCGGATCCTCGACTCCTACCAGATGATCGCCAAGGATGAAATGCTCTATTCCTCTACCGTCAACACGATCCGGCAGGAGAAGATCAATGCCGAATGGGCCCTGGATAAAACCTTAGCCGGTGTCAAGGCCGCCTTCCTCGAAAGCCCTTCGGAATTTTTTAAGGAACGGCGGGCCGATGTGGAACATGTCGGCAATCTGATTTTTAAAAACCTCCTTGGTGAAGAAGAAGTCACCCTTCGGTTCAAGAAAAATACCATCCTTGTCGTTCACGACCTCTCCCCCGCGGATACCGCCCAGATCGTCAAGGGGACGATTCAGGGATTCATCACGGAGGTTGGCGGCAAAACATCCCACACCGCAATCTTTGCCAAGGCCCTTGAGATCCCTGCGGTCGTCGGGGTTGTGGAGGCCACTCGTACCGTTGCCGAAGGAAATTCGCTCCTTCTTGACGGAAGTGAGGGGATCGTGATTATCAACCCCTCCACCAGTGACAAAAAAAGATACCAGGAGATCAAGAAAAAACAGGGACTCATGGACACCCTTCTCCTGAAAGGGGCCCACCTGCCGGCAGTCACCAAGGATAATTTTACCCTCCGTCTGGCGGCCAACATGGAACTCCTGGAAGAGATCCCTACCATCAAGAAATATGGCGCCGAAGGGATCGGGCTCTACCGGACAGAGGTCCTCTATCTCCGCAATAAACGTCTCCCTTCCGAAGAGGAACATTTTGAAAGTTACAAAAAGGTCCTCCAGAAAATTGCCCCCCATCCGGCAACGATCCGGACCCTGGACATCGGAGGGGACAAGATTCTGCCTGACTCGGAATATATGGAAGGACTAAACCCGGCCCTCGGTTTCAGGGCGATCCGTCTCTGCCTCCGGGAAAAGGAACTCTTCAGGACACAACTCCGTGCGATGCTTCGAGCTTCTATTTATGGCAAACTGAAGATCCTCCTCCCGATGATCTCCAGTGTGGAAGAGATCCGCCAGGTCAAAAAGATCCTGGCTGATGTCCGGGAGGATCTCGATCGAAAAGGGGTCCGCTATGATCCCGACATCCGGTTGGGAACGATGATTGAGGTCCCCTCGGCCGCCATGATGGCCGACGCTATCGCCGGAGAGGTTGATTTCCTCAGCATCGGAACCAACGACCTGATCCAGTACAGCCTCGCTATCGACCGGGTGAACGAGCATGTCGCCTACCTTTATGAACCACTTCATCCCGCCATCTTGCGTCTTCTCAAACAGGTGGTTGAGGCCGGGCGTGAAAAAAAGATTGAGGTCTCGGTCTGCGGAGAGATGGCAGGCGAGCCGTTGTATCTTTTGATCCTTTTGGGTCTCGGTTTTACCGAACTTTCCATGAATCCCCTCTCCATCCCACGCGTCAAAAAAATCCTCCGCCAGGTGACTTTCAAACAGGGAAGCGACCTCGTTGAGAAGGCCCTCGCCTGTAAAACTACCTCCGAGGTGGAACACCTTGTCCGCCGGGAGATGGCTAAGGTCCAGGAGATCTAG
- a CDS encoding rhomboid family intramembrane serine protease — MIPYRSSQKRKGYATRTFPWVTVALILMNVAVFFYEVTLPAAQLKDFFKTFALVPGHFRPLGLITGLFLHGGWLHLIANMLYLWVFGDNVEEKMGRHSFLNFYLASGIISFLAQVAFDPGSSLPLIGASGAIAGILGIYLRLFPKSHVTVLVPIFIFLRRMILPAWLVLGFWFVLQLLEGLLSLQQLEAGAASSGGIAFFAHIGGFLFGILVGPLFVKRKKRG; from the coding sequence ATGATCCCCTACCGAAGTTCCCAAAAGAGAAAGGGGTATGCCACCCGAACGTTTCCCTGGGTCACTGTGGCCCTGATTCTGATGAATGTCGCTGTTTTTTTCTATGAGGTCACCCTTCCGGCCGCTCAACTGAAAGACTTTTTTAAAACCTTTGCCCTCGTCCCGGGCCATTTTCGGCCTCTGGGGTTGATCACCGGGCTCTTTCTTCATGGCGGGTGGCTCCACCTTATCGCCAACATGCTCTACCTCTGGGTCTTTGGAGACAACGTCGAGGAAAAAATGGGACGCCATTCCTTCCTCAATTTTTACCTCGCCTCCGGCATCATTTCTTTCCTTGCTCAGGTCGCCTTTGACCCCGGCTCCAGCCTTCCCCTGATCGGTGCCAGCGGGGCGATCGCCGGAATTCTGGGGATCTACCTCCGGCTTTTCCCAAAGTCACACGTCACCGTCCTTGTCCCGATCTTCATTTTCTTAAGACGAATGATCCTCCCGGCGTGGCTGGTCCTCGGTTTCTGGTTTGTCCTCCAATTATTGGAAGGATTGCTCTCTCTCCAACAGTTGGAGGCTGGAGCGGCCTCTTCAGGGGGGATCGCCTTTTTTGCCCATATTGGCGGGTTTTTGTTTGGGATTCTCGTCGGGCCATTGTTTGTAAAAAGAAAAAAACGGGGCTAA
- the hprK gene encoding HPr(Ser) kinase/phosphatase translates to MISVSINELLGDKEYKLALELVAGEKGLPKKIVIPQIQKPGLALTGDTSNLHPGRIQILGTSELNFLTRLPAAKRRTIIKKICHVDIACFIVTHGNPIPESFVEETEKNRIPLLKTTLSTATFIMRVSRFLEDKLTAQTAIHGVLVDIFGVGILLVGKSGIGKSESALELIMKGHRLVADDIVNIRKKPPGTLYGSGSELIKYHMEIRGLGIINIKDLFGVSSVRDQKLIELVIELVEWKPSEEYERLGVTEHTYKILDAKVPFLRIPVRPGRNLTAIIEVAARNQLLKAKGVYSAYELQENLTRELLNQQKEKDLPQGIME, encoded by the coding sequence ATGATCTCTGTCTCTATCAATGAACTGCTGGGCGACAAAGAGTACAAACTCGCTCTGGAGTTGGTGGCCGGCGAAAAAGGGCTCCCCAAAAAAATCGTCATCCCCCAGATCCAGAAACCGGGGCTCGCCCTGACAGGCGACACCTCCAACCTTCATCCGGGCCGAATCCAGATCCTGGGAACTTCGGAACTCAATTTCTTGACCCGGCTCCCCGCGGCCAAAAGAAGGACCATTATCAAAAAAATCTGTCATGTGGATATCGCCTGTTTTATTGTCACCCATGGCAATCCAATCCCGGAGTCTTTTGTCGAGGAAACGGAAAAGAACAGAATCCCCCTCCTCAAGACAACCCTTTCCACCGCCACCTTTATTATGAGGGTCTCGCGCTTTCTGGAAGACAAATTGACAGCCCAGACCGCCATTCACGGGGTCCTTGTCGACATCTTCGGGGTCGGCATCCTGCTGGTTGGCAAAAGCGGCATCGGCAAGAGCGAGTCTGCCCTGGAGCTGATCATGAAGGGGCACCGTCTGGTTGCCGATGATATCGTCAACATCCGCAAAAAACCGCCCGGCACCCTTTATGGCAGCGGTTCCGAGCTGATCAAGTACCATATGGAGATACGGGGATTGGGGATCATCAACATCAAGGATCTCTTTGGTGTCAGCTCCGTCAGGGACCAGAAGCTGATTGAGCTGGTGATCGAACTGGTCGAGTGGAAACCCAGTGAAGAATATGAGCGGCTCGGGGTCACGGAACATACCTACAAGATTCTGGATGCCAAGGTCCCTTTCCTTCGAATCCCTGTCCGCCCGGGGAGAAACCTGACAGCGATCATCGAAGTGGCCGCCCGCAATCAGCTCCTGAAGGCCAAAGGGGTCTATTCGGCCTATGAACTCCAGGAAAATCTGACAAGAGAACTCTTGAACCAGCAAAAGGAAAAGGATCTCCCTCAAGGGATCATGGAATAA
- a CDS encoding HPr family phosphocarrier protein, with product MAKKTSPWQDRSSRVIHPGVSHPRDKGPVYRDQARKTYKITNDLGLHARAAALFVKIAGRYKSEVLVRRGNQEVNGKSIMGVLMLAAGRGSEISVITTGEDAQEALQELGQLIENKFGEK from the coding sequence ATGGCAAAAAAAACATCACCTTGGCAAGACAGGTCCTCAAGGGTGATCCACCCAGGGGTGAGTCACCCAAGGGACAAGGGTCCGGTCTATCGCGATCAGGCTAGAAAGACCTACAAGATCACTAATGATCTCGGTCTTCATGCCAGGGCGGCGGCCCTGTTTGTAAAAATTGCCGGACGTTACAAATCCGAGGTACTCGTCCGTCGCGGAAACCAGGAGGTCAATGGCAAGAGCATTATGGGGGTCCTGATGCTGGCCGCCGGCCGCGGCTCTGAAATAAGCGTCATCACCACCGGAGAGGATGCCCAGGAGGCGCTCCAGGAACTGGGACAACTCATCGAAAACAAGTTTGGTGAAAAGTGA
- a CDS encoding NTP transferase domain-containing protein: MKGVILAAGQGSRLGLLTRSRPKALVPVLEKPLIEYILTLCDEASLEEIIVVGGYQFYKLAAVLEKRAGGTPLGGTPYRLLQNREYKKGNLLTLVCALPFLEGDFFIANADHIYPPSLFHSFLKNAKEISAACDFDRQLSGDDMKIRHDSQKRLLAISKKLPTYDGGYIGMTSCTKKRRGLYERAVEATFQRKGTKAVVEEVLETLILWGENPLVHDASGHRWWEVDTPSEIQTVERELALFRAR, from the coding sequence GTGAAGGGGGTCATCCTGGCTGCGGGACAGGGGAGCCGGCTCGGGTTACTCACTCGATCACGACCGAAGGCGCTTGTCCCGGTTCTGGAAAAACCCCTTATCGAGTACATCCTGACCCTTTGTGATGAAGCCTCTCTGGAGGAGATCATCGTTGTTGGGGGGTATCAGTTTTATAAATTGGCGGCCGTTTTGGAAAAAAGAGCCGGTGGCACACCCTTGGGTGGCACACCCTACCGCCTCCTCCAAAACCGAGAGTACAAAAAAGGGAACCTGCTGACCCTTGTTTGCGCCCTCCCTTTTCTGGAGGGGGATTTTTTTATTGCCAATGCCGATCACATTTACCCCCCATCCCTTTTCCACAGCTTTCTGAAAAACGCCAAAGAGATTTCAGCGGCCTGTGATTTTGACCGTCAACTCTCCGGTGACGACATGAAGATCCGTCATGATTCTCAAAAACGACTTTTGGCGATCAGCAAGAAGCTCCCTACTTATGACGGCGGTTATATCGGCATGACCTCCTGTACCAAAAAGAGGCGTGGGCTCTACGAACGGGCCGTTGAGGCCACCTTTCAAAGGAAAGGGACAAAGGCGGTTGTGGAGGAGGTGCTGGAGACACTGATCCTGTGGGGTGAAAATCCGCTTGTTCACGATGCCAGCGGGCACCGTTGGTGGGAAGTCGATACCCCTTCAGAGATTCAAACAGTGGAAAGAGAACTCGCCTTGTTCCGTGCCCGGTAG
- a CDS encoding radical SAM protein encodes MKTEISSRWRQWSMGARIASRLVLGKPVIFNLNLYTTRLCNQQCPMCNAELDVNGGPSITLEDFRYYQDQLKNYTIPTITFSGGEPTIAPELPDIIEYSSKLFPFRMGIVSNFYGRNDRFRRTMDACLKYNVNIGCSFDGFGEVADKQRGARNVSEIVTENLKWVTARKKELGSKAPLVMNTVISDTNLSQVMEIVRFSKKLGWEHRISCVNQFYYYKPVSDSPTLTYSRELYETLVKIINESHIRQNRGFIKGIALYAQKKTPKFCPFITWPLKTAKVFLDHNGDISLCDRHPIGNLKKESFETLLQTALYQEKQNDHDRCEGCWLPCFVEPITYLRPLAMRKVLKEFDRLAISLPQ; translated from the coding sequence GTGAAAACAGAAATTTCATCCAGATGGCGTCAATGGTCGATGGGAGCGAGGATCGCTTCACGTCTGGTCCTCGGGAAACCGGTCATCTTCAACCTCAACCTCTACACCACCCGCCTCTGCAATCAGCAGTGTCCGATGTGCAACGCTGAACTGGATGTCAATGGCGGACCCAGCATCACGCTGGAGGATTTCAGGTATTACCAGGACCAATTAAAAAATTATACGATCCCAACAATCACCTTTTCCGGCGGGGAACCAACCATCGCCCCGGAACTTCCAGATATCATTGAGTACTCGTCGAAACTGTTTCCGTTCCGGATGGGGATCGTCTCCAACTTTTATGGCCGAAATGACCGGTTCCGTCGCACGATGGACGCCTGTCTGAAATACAATGTCAACATCGGTTGTTCCTTCGATGGCTTCGGAGAAGTGGCTGACAAACAGCGCGGGGCCAGAAATGTCTCGGAGATCGTTACTGAAAACTTGAAATGGGTCACCGCCCGTAAAAAGGAGCTCGGGTCAAAAGCCCCTCTGGTCATGAACACCGTCATCAGTGACACCAATCTTTCGCAGGTCATGGAGATTGTCCGGTTCTCCAAGAAACTAGGCTGGGAACACCGGATCTCCTGCGTTAATCAATTCTACTATTATAAACCGGTTTCCGATTCCCCCACCCTGACCTATAGCCGCGAGCTTTATGAAACACTGGTCAAGATTATCAACGAGTCGCACATCCGTCAGAACAGGGGGTTCATCAAGGGGATCGCCCTCTATGCCCAAAAGAAAACGCCTAAATTTTGCCCGTTCATCACCTGGCCGCTCAAGACCGCCAAGGTTTTTCTGGATCACAACGGGGATATCTCCCTTTGCGACCGTCACCCGATCGGTAATCTTAAAAAGGAAAGTTTTGAGACCTTGTTACAAACAGCCCTGTACCAAGAAAAACAAAATGACCACGACCGGTGCGAAGGGTGCTGGCTCCCCTGCTTTGTGGAGCCGATCACCTACTTGCGTCCGCTAGCAATGAGGAAGGTCTTGAAAGAGTTTGACCGCCTCGCTATTTCCTTGCCTCAATGA
- a CDS encoding PTS sugar transporter subunit IIA yields MIGAVVVTHGNIGTEMIRAAESIVKEKLPFLGVALEHHESVPTMKSKIREAIASCHSPQGVLLLSDLFGGTPCNLCLSFLKEVKVEVVTGVNLPMLIKLAHYRENRPLKEVARFIREYGKKNITLARQVLKGDPPRGESPKGQGSGLSRSG; encoded by the coding sequence ATGATAGGAGCCGTTGTCGTGACTCATGGCAACATCGGGACGGAAATGATCCGGGCCGCCGAATCGATCGTGAAAGAGAAACTCCCGTTTCTTGGCGTCGCCCTGGAACATCACGAATCAGTCCCTACGATGAAAAGCAAGATCCGGGAGGCGATCGCTTCCTGTCATTCCCCTCAAGGGGTTCTTCTCCTCTCCGATCTGTTCGGAGGGACTCCCTGCAATCTCTGTCTCTCCTTTCTGAAAGAAGTAAAGGTGGAGGTGGTCACCGGGGTCAATCTCCCGATGCTGATCAAACTCGCCCATTATCGGGAAAACAGGCCGCTGAAAGAAGTGGCCCGTTTCATCAGAGAATATGGCAAAAAAAACATCACCTTGGCAAGACAGGTCCTCAAGGGTGATCCACCCAGGGGTGAGTCACCCAAGGGACAAGGGTCCGGTCTATCGCGATCAGGCTAG
- a CDS encoding flippase-like domain-containing protein has protein sequence MKRWRLLRYLLPLIGLAVLAVVVWKSGPEVLWNQLINFNWRFIPVLSLSLVNYFLFATAWSLCLGPQGDSPKGGSPKQKNPSFWRLLKVKMIGEAVNATTPLNFAAGDPLRVYLLRGDIPWQGGTRSIVVDRSLYTLAVISFIAIGFGLFFSYWVLPVRMVFQLAGGLAVLFVAILSLFLVQRRGLFEVLLKIGDRIQATRRISPEKRKELLEVDHLIRQAYREGGWRVAAAFGCHFMTRCVMVAETALILYFLGLPLPVTALWGLTAMVPLCNFVFSFIPGSLGILEGVNGLVFYFMKLNPAIGVSLQIIRHLRSGFFVTTGWLLLSFYRARNKASSLSTV, from the coding sequence ATGAAACGTTGGCGACTTCTTCGGTATCTCCTGCCTCTGATAGGACTGGCCGTTCTCGCTGTGGTTGTCTGGAAAAGTGGCCCAGAGGTCTTGTGGAACCAGTTGATCAATTTTAACTGGCGTTTCATCCCGGTCCTTTCCCTGAGCCTGGTCAATTATTTTCTTTTTGCGACCGCCTGGTCCTTGTGTCTGGGTCCCCAGGGTGATTCACCCAAGGGTGGTTCACCCAAGCAGAAAAACCCTTCTTTCTGGAGGCTCCTGAAAGTCAAGATGATCGGGGAGGCGGTGAATGCCACGACCCCGCTCAACTTTGCCGCCGGTGACCCTCTGCGGGTTTACCTCCTGAGAGGGGATATCCCCTGGCAGGGAGGGACCCGTTCCATTGTTGTCGATCGGTCTCTCTACACCTTGGCGGTCATCTCTTTCATCGCGATCGGCTTTGGCCTCTTTTTCTCTTACTGGGTTCTTCCGGTCCGTATGGTCTTTCAACTGGCGGGAGGGTTGGCCGTCCTTTTTGTCGCCATCCTCTCCCTCTTTCTCGTTCAAAGAAGAGGCCTGTTCGAGGTCCTCCTGAAGATTGGTGATCGTATTCAAGCCACCAGGAGAATTTCCCCCGAAAAAAGAAAGGAACTCCTGGAGGTGGACCACCTGATCCGGCAGGCCTATCGTGAAGGGGGATGGAGGGTTGCCGCCGCCTTTGGTTGTCATTTCATGACCCGTTGTGTGATGGTTGCAGAAACGGCGTTGATCCTCTATTTCTTGGGATTACCGCTTCCAGTAACGGCCTTGTGGGGGCTGACCGCCATGGTGCCGCTCTGTAATTTCGTCTTCAGTTTTATACCGGGGAGCCTTGGGATTCTTGAAGGGGTCAACGGGCTCGTTTTTTACTTCATGAAACTTAACCCGGCGATTGGTGTTTCTCTGCAGATTATCCGTCATCTCCGTTCCGGTTTTTTTGTCACCACCGGCTGGCTTCTTTTGTCCTTCTACCGGGCACGGAACAAGGCGAGTTCTCTTTCCACTGTTTGA
- a CDS encoding PTS sugar transporter subunit IIA, which translates to MKIKQILRESSVESNLKADSKEGVIEELASLLLQGQAAPQPEFREKLVRVLMEREKLGSTGIGNGVAIPHGKMPGLGEIMTGFGRSPKGIEFDSQDGRSAHLFFILVAPENAASLHLKALARLSRLLKDAHFRNKLMEAESAHALYQAIVEEDEKF; encoded by the coding sequence ATGAAGATCAAGCAGATCCTCCGCGAGAGCTCAGTTGAATCCAACCTCAAGGCCGATTCCAAGGAAGGGGTCATTGAGGAACTGGCCTCCCTGCTCCTGCAGGGACAGGCGGCGCCTCAACCGGAATTCAGGGAGAAACTGGTCCGCGTCCTGATGGAGCGGGAAAAATTGGGGAGCACCGGCATCGGGAACGGCGTCGCGATCCCCCACGGCAAGATGCCCGGTCTGGGCGAGATCATGACCGGCTTTGGGCGAAGCCCGAAAGGGATCGAGTTTGATTCGCAGGATGGAAGGTCGGCCCATCTTTTCTTCATCCTCGTGGCCCCGGAAAATGCCGCCAGTCTCCACCTCAAGGCCTTGGCCCGCCTGTCCCGGCTTTTGAAAGATGCCCACTTCAGAAACAAGTTGATGGAGGCAGAATCCGCCCACGCCTTGTACCAGGCGATTGTTGAAGAAGATGAGAAATTCTAA
- a CDS encoding HAD family hydrolase — MKTKKTVCVFDFDGTLVDSMGDFAELAGRLISGTYGLSLDEGKEAYIRTSGLPFLDQLEMVFPGDPRNGETARAFEEEKKKEYFSKNLFDQVPETLSYLREKGMRVAISSSNHQELVEEFLSKKGIRFDLVLGWRPNFSKGKEHFEHIQKYLKTSSDGILFIGDSLKDAERAAHHQVDFIGKTGTFKASDFQKNFPQFQTIEELSELKGILGEVPL, encoded by the coding sequence ATGAAGACCAAAAAAACAGTTTGCGTCTTTGATTTTGACGGGACCCTTGTGGACTCCATGGGTGACTTTGCGGAGCTCGCAGGACGACTCATCAGCGGAACCTATGGTCTTTCTCTCGACGAGGGGAAAGAGGCCTATATCCGAACTTCAGGTCTCCCTTTTTTGGATCAGTTAGAAATGGTTTTCCCCGGGGACCCACGAAACGGGGAGACCGCCAGGGCCTTTGAAGAGGAAAAAAAGAAGGAGTATTTTAGCAAAAATCTCTTTGATCAGGTCCCGGAAACCCTTTCCTACCTCCGTGAAAAGGGGATGAGGGTCGCCATCTCCTCCAGCAACCATCAGGAACTGGTCGAGGAATTTTTGAGCAAAAAAGGGATCCGGTTTGACCTTGTCCTGGGTTGGCGCCCCAACTTTTCAAAGGGGAAGGAGCACTTTGAGCATATCCAGAAATATCTCAAGACCTCTTCCGATGGTATTCTGTTCATCGGCGATTCCCTCAAGGATGCCGAAAGGGCGGCCCACCACCAGGTTGATTTCATCGGCAAGACCGGAACCTTCAAGGCTTCTGATTTTCAGAAAAACTTTCCCCAATTCCAAACCATTGAAGAGCTCTCCGAGTTAAAGGGGATTTTGGGGGAAGTCCCCCTGTGA
- the raiA gene encoding ribosome-associated translation inhibitor RaiA — protein MELHMTFRHTAPTEALKSHVEEKLGRLTKYFVKPEAFHVILTVERARHIVEITFSENGNLYTAREKTNNMYLSIDRTIHKLEHQLKKYKEKLKEHKKKRLI, from the coding sequence ATGGAACTGCATATGACCTTCCGACACACCGCCCCTACGGAGGCGTTGAAGAGTCATGTTGAAGAAAAGCTGGGAAGGCTGACCAAGTATTTTGTCAAACCGGAGGCGTTTCATGTGATCCTGACGGTGGAAAGGGCCCGTCATATTGTCGAGATCACATTCTCGGAAAACGGCAACCTCTACACCGCCAGGGAGAAAACAAACAATATGTACCTCTCCATTGACCGAACCATCCACAAGCTGGAACACCAGCTTAAAAAATACAAAGAGAAGCTCAAAGAACACAAGAAAAAGAGGCTGATTTGA